Proteins from a genomic interval of Lycium ferocissimum isolate CSIRO_LF1 chromosome 2, AGI_CSIRO_Lferr_CH_V1, whole genome shotgun sequence:
- the LOC132048072 gene encoding uncharacterized protein LOC132048072 isoform X2 — protein sequence MNLRNKVKQGKRPEILRRVAPCILVGLIKSQAAVRKELELKEKRILPQDEAFRITHVKQKKNSEQPDEWVEERAKQSYIQFQQSRAELCSSLPPGTEPTDEQLN from the exons ATGAATTTAAGAAACAAAGTGAAACAGGGAAAAAGGCCAGAAATTCTACGAAGGGTGGCTCCCTGCATACTAGTGGGGCTAATTAAGAGCCAAGCGGCCGTGAGGAAGGAGCTg GAACTCAAAGAAAAGAGGATATTGCCTCAAGATGAGGCATTCAGAATCACTCACGTGAAGCAGAAGAAAAACAGTGAACAGCCAGACGAATGGGTTGAGGAACGGGCTAAGCAGTCCTAC ATTCAATTTCAACAATCACGGGCTGAGTTATGCAGTAGTCTGCCACCTGGAACAGAGCCTACAGATGAACAATTGAATTAA
- the LOC132047611 gene encoding methyl jasmonate esterase 1-like: MYACTNATTGAKDLFFIRNELVQTILHWPCHGTWSWYKIIVLIRSSRHNVTAIDLGASGINPKQVLEVQHFSDYLSPLMEFMASLPADKKVVLVGHELGGFAISKAMESFPEKISVAIFVTTLMLGPTLNATTIYNEVLALTGVLSALDNRVTYDNGPTSPPTTLSYGPKYLATKIYQLSPNQDLELANTLVRPIFLYSVEDVSKEMVKKKIWISLGYYL, translated from the exons ATGTATGCATGCACTAATGCTACTACTGGTGCTAAGGATCTTTTTTTcataagaaatgaattagtccAG ACCATACTGCATTGGCCATGCCATGGAACCTGGTCATGGTACAAAATTATTGTATTGATAAGATCTTCAAGGCATAATGTCACAGCTATTGACTTAGGTGCTTCAGGTATCAACCCCAAGCAGGTCCTCGAAGTCCAACATTTTTCTGATTACTTGAGTCCGCTGATGGAGTTCATGGCCTCACTTCCTGCTGATAAAAAAGTGGTTCTTGTAGGCCATGAACTTGGTGGCTTTGCAATTTCTAAAGCCATGGAAAGCTTTCCGGAAAAGATTTCAGTTGCTATATTTGTCACTACTCTAATGCTTGGTCCAACTCTCAATGCAACCACCATCTACAATGAG GTCTTGGCTTTGACTGGAGTATTATCTGCACTTGATAATCGTGTTACATACGATAATGGACCTACCAGTCCTCCAACAACCTTGAGTTATGGTCCGAAATACTTGGCAACTAAGATTTACCAGTTGAGCCCGAATCAG GATTTGGAGCTGGCCAATACACTAGTAAGGCCAATTTTTTTATACAGTGTGGAAGATGTTTCTAAGGAGATGGTTAAGAAAAAGATATGGATCAGTTTGGGCTACTATCTCTAA
- the LOC132048072 gene encoding uncharacterized protein LOC132048072 isoform X1, translated as MANRAFRKFQSPLQGIGSSNDVGSSDRASVMAMEQKIIELSIQLQASEARERRRDEQLQAAEDRGRQRDEQFAGMKAQLDLLLSLRGIPPSPDDACSSKRRPPHSQSSSRHRDVGQEHGLVDEPSSGDDHGEHVSNTERRG; from the coding sequence ATGGCAAATAGAGCATTTCGTAAATTCCAATCGCCTCTGCAAGGCATAGGTTCTTCCAATGATGTCGGGTCGTCAGACAGAGCGAGTGTTATGGCCATGGAGCAGAAGATTATTGAGCTATCTATCCAGTTACAGGCTTCGGAGGCTAGGGAGAGGCGGAGGGACGAGCAGCTACAGGCTGCGGAGGATAGGGGGAGACAGAGGGATGAGCAATTTGCGGGTATGAAAGCTCAATTAGACTTATTACTTTCTTTGAGGGGGATTCCCCCTAGTCCTGATGATGCTTGTAGCTCCAAGCGTCGACCTCCCCATTCTCAATCTAGTTCACGACATCGAGATGTTGGTCAAGAACATGGACTTGTAGATGAGCCAAGTAGCGGTGATGATCATGGGGAGCACGTGTCAAACACAGAACGACGTGGTTGA